One Methanolobus sp. WCC4 DNA segment encodes these proteins:
- the thsA gene encoding thermosome subunit alpha, producing MAGQASYALGNRNRSRARDAQSINILAGKAVAKAVRTTLGPKGMDKMLVDGLGDIVITNDGATILREMDIEHPAAKMVVEVSKTQDDEVGDGTTSAAVLTGELLTKAEELIDKGVHPTIIASGYRHAAEKAVDILKAITIDVSTDDRETLMKLAKTALTGKAAGEYKDFLAEKTLDAVLSVVEESNGDLKVDVEDITIEKREGGSILDTELIKGLVIDKERVRPNMPKKVENAKILLASFAIEFQKIEKGAEIKITSPDQMNLFVEQEEKMVKEMVDKIVASGANVVFCQKGIDDLAQYYLEKAGIYACRRITKSDLKKISKATGATLFQDAADIRPEDLGEAEIVEEQELHGSKMTFFLGCKEQKTASLILHGGTSHIVDSLKRALNDALCVIGVALEDKKIVAGGGSPEIELALRLRDYAATLKGREQLAVAKFAEALEIIPQTLAENAGLDPIDKLIDLRAQHEQGNKNMGLDVYTGKVVDMYENNVLEPLRIKTQAINAATEATVMILRIDDVVAATGRGGAMPPGMPQPDMDM from the coding sequence TTGGCAGGACAGGCTTCATATGCTTTAGGGAACAGGAACAGATCTCGTGCAAGGGATGCTCAGAGCATAAATATCCTTGCAGGGAAAGCAGTGGCAAAAGCGGTAAGGACAACACTTGGTCCAAAAGGTATGGACAAGATGCTCGTTGACGGACTTGGAGACATCGTTATCACTAACGACGGTGCTACCATTCTCAGGGAAATGGACATTGAACACCCTGCAGCAAAGATGGTGGTCGAGGTCTCAAAGACACAGGATGATGAGGTTGGCGACGGTACAACATCCGCAGCAGTACTCACAGGTGAACTTCTCACAAAGGCAGAAGAACTCATTGACAAGGGTGTTCACCCAACTATCATTGCAAGTGGATACAGGCATGCAGCAGAGAAGGCTGTCGATATCCTGAAGGCCATTACCATCGACGTGTCCACTGATGACAGAGAGACCCTGATGAAGCTGGCAAAGACCGCTCTTACAGGCAAAGCAGCAGGCGAATACAAGGATTTCCTTGCAGAGAAGACCCTTGATGCAGTCCTTTCAGTTGTGGAGGAGAGCAATGGTGACCTCAAGGTAGATGTAGAGGATATCACCATCGAGAAGCGTGAAGGCGGCAGCATCCTTGATACAGAACTTATCAAAGGTCTTGTCATCGACAAGGAAAGGGTAAGGCCAAACATGCCAAAGAAGGTAGAGAATGCAAAGATCCTTCTTGCAAGCTTTGCTATCGAGTTCCAGAAGATCGAGAAGGGTGCAGAGATCAAGATCACCTCACCTGACCAGATGAACCTCTTCGTAGAGCAGGAAGAGAAAATGGTCAAGGAAATGGTTGACAAGATCGTTGCAAGTGGTGCTAACGTAGTATTCTGTCAGAAGGGAATTGACGACCTTGCACAGTACTATCTTGAGAAGGCTGGCATCTACGCATGCAGAAGGATCACAAAGAGCGACCTCAAGAAGATCTCAAAGGCAACAGGAGCAACCCTGTTCCAGGATGCAGCTGACATCAGGCCAGAGGACCTTGGTGAGGCAGAGATCGTAGAAGAGCAGGAACTTCACGGTTCAAAGATGACCTTCTTCCTCGGCTGCAAAGAGCAGAAAACAGCATCTCTCATTCTCCACGGCGGTACATCACACATCGTCGACAGTCTTAAGCGCGCACTTAACGATGCACTCTGTGTCATCGGTGTAGCACTTGAGGACAAGAAGATCGTAGCAGGTGGCGGATCTCCAGAGATCGAGCTTGCACTCAGGCTCAGGGACTACGCAGCAACCCTCAAGGGCAGGGAACAGCTCGCAGTCGCTAAGTTCGCAGAAGCACTTGAGATCATCCCACAGACACTCGCAGAGAATGCAGGTCTTGATCCAATAGACAAGCTCATTGACCTCCGTGCACAGCACGAGCAGGGCAACAAGAACATGGGTCTCGATGTCTACACCGGAAAGGTTGTTGACATGTACGAGAACAATGTCCTTGAACCACTCAGGATAAAGACCCAGGCTATCAACGCAGCAACCGAAGCAACTGTCATGATCCTCAGGATCGATGATGTTGTGGCTGCAACCGGCAGAGGCGGCGCAATGCCACCAGGTATGCCACAGCCTGATATGGATATGTAA
- a CDS encoding DUF5658 family protein produces MSFVKDIKLVLLLYVVGDTLTTLYALKTGNFYEGNPFLSQIFGIYGFISLIPLKIGFIFLMYHVYRNLDRYYWNITRYSVSCIGLFATVSNMAMVLNG; encoded by the coding sequence ATGTCTTTTGTAAAAGATATCAAACTCGTCTTGCTACTCTATGTCGTAGGTGATACTCTCACAACATTGTACGCACTCAAAACAGGCAATTTCTATGAAGGTAATCCCTTCCTGTCCCAGATATTCGGGATATACGGTTTTATCTCTCTAATTCCCCTGAAGATCGGGTTCATATTCCTGATGTATCATGTTTACAGGAACTTGGACCGTTACTACTGGAACATTACACGCTACTCTGTATCATGCATAGGACTTTTCGCAACGGTGAGCAATATGGCAATGGTCCTGAATGGATGA
- a CDS encoding energy-coupling factor transporter ATPase: protein MISIKDLTYRYPDGTLAIDSLSVDIHEGEFVAITGKNGSGKSSLLRHMNGLLLPAGGSVVVNGMDTTDQSSLIDIRQMAGMVFQDPGSQFIGMTVEEDIAFGPENLGLPQQDIRDRVDRSLQAVGMQDHRYHTPRSLSGGQKQKVALASVLAMEPDIILFDEVTSMLDPCSRKDILSLIESLHEKGTTIVYVTHRFEELVHADRLIVMENGRIRHDGVPRDILSNADPEEFDFDLPPVIRLARKLRDSGFIPDDATSFPLSRDELREALCQLK from the coding sequence ATGATCAGCATAAAGGACCTGACATACCGGTACCCCGATGGTACACTGGCAATAGATTCCCTGTCCGTTGATATACACGAGGGCGAGTTCGTAGCCATAACAGGAAAGAACGGTTCCGGTAAATCATCCCTGCTGCGTCATATGAATGGTCTTCTCCTTCCTGCCGGGGGTTCGGTGGTAGTGAATGGTATGGATACCACAGACCAATCATCACTGATCGACATACGTCAGATGGCAGGTATGGTATTCCAGGACCCCGGTTCCCAGTTCATAGGGATGACAGTGGAAGAGGATATTGCATTTGGTCCTGAGAACCTTGGTCTTCCACAGCAGGATATCCGTGACCGTGTTGACAGGTCGCTTCAAGCGGTAGGTATGCAGGATCATAGGTATCATACTCCGCGTTCCTTAAGCGGAGGCCAGAAGCAGAAGGTTGCACTGGCATCTGTTCTTGCCATGGAGCCTGATATAATACTGTTCGATGAGGTCACTTCCATGCTGGACCCATGCTCACGTAAGGATATTCTGTCCCTGATAGAAAGTTTGCATGAGAAGGGAACAACCATCGTATATGTGACCCATCGGTTTGAAGAGCTGGTACATGCAGATCGCCTGATCGTAATGGAAAATGGTCGTATCAGGCATGATGGAGTTCCACGTGATATACTGAGCAATGCCGATCCTGAAGAGTTCGACTTTGACCTTCCTCCTGTTATAAGGTTGGCACGGAAGCTCAGGGATTCAGGATTCATTCCAGACGATGCTACATCCTTCCCTCTTTCAAGGGATGAGCTCAGGGAGGCACTATGTCAATTGAAGTGA
- a CDS encoding aspartate-semialdehyde dehydrogenase has protein sequence MSYKVGIMGATGAVGREIIEVLDNRNFPVEQLRLFASVRSAGKKMETPFGEITIENADLADYSELDIAFFAISGGWSKENAEKATSAGCYVIDNSSAFRYDDDVPLVVPEINADAIGESKLIANPNCTTAIAAIPLYALHKEYGVKKVLISTYQATSGAGAAGMSELAAETQNYLDGKEVGNKVFAYPIAFNAIPHIDSFQENAYTREEMKVVWETRKIFSEPDMPISCTCVRIPTMRVHAESIIIETEKPVNPDDAKKLLGSVEGVELKDDLENNVYPMPITATQKYDVEVGRIRQNLVFGDHGLEFFVCGDQLLKGAALNAVQIAEKL, from the coding sequence ATGAGTTACAAAGTAGGAATCATGGGTGCTACCGGTGCAGTAGGTAGGGAGATCATAGAAGTATTGGACAACAGGAACTTTCCAGTGGAACAATTAAGGCTCTTTGCATCAGTGAGGAGTGCAGGCAAGAAGATGGAGACCCCATTCGGCGAGATCACCATTGAGAATGCCGACCTTGCAGATTACTCCGAGCTTGACATTGCATTCTTTGCTATCAGTGGAGGATGGAGCAAGGAGAACGCTGAGAAGGCCACCAGTGCAGGATGCTACGTAATTGACAACAGCAGTGCCTTCAGGTACGATGATGATGTACCTCTTGTCGTTCCTGAGATCAATGCGGATGCTATTGGTGAGTCAAAGCTCATCGCCAATCCGAATTGTACAACTGCCATTGCAGCTATCCCTCTGTATGCGCTTCACAAAGAATACGGTGTGAAGAAGGTACTCATCAGCACCTATCAGGCAACCAGCGGAGCCGGGGCAGCAGGTATGAGCGAACTTGCAGCCGAGACACAGAACTATCTTGATGGCAAGGAAGTTGGCAACAAGGTATTCGCTTATCCGATCGCTTTCAATGCTATCCCGCACATTGACAGTTTCCAGGAGAACGCTTACACCCGTGAGGAGATGAAGGTCGTATGGGAAACAAGGAAGATATTCAGTGAACCTGATATGCCTATCAGTTGTACCTGTGTAAGGATCCCTACCATGAGGGTACATGCAGAGAGCATAATCATCGAGACCGAGAAGCCTGTTAACCCTGATGATGCAAAGAAGCTCCTTGGTTCAGTAGAAGGCGTGGAACTGAAGGATGACCTGGAGAACAATGTCTATCCAATGCCGATCACAGCTACACAGAAATATGATGTGGAAGTTGGAAGGATAAGACAGAACCTTGTCTTTGGCGACCACGGTCTTGAGTTCTTCGTCTGCGGTGACCAGTTGCTTAAAGGGGCAGCTTTGAACGCTGTTCAGATAGCTGAGAAACTCTGA
- a CDS encoding biotin transporter BioY: MVDNINSQNDNIRKMVYASMFAAMIAVGAYIKIPVPISPVPITLQTFFILLAGAMLGARWGTISVIVYLLLGIAGLPVFSGGSSGLGMFFGPTGGYLIGFAVGALVIGYLCDRYGREKIHMNALFMFAGLAVIYLLGILQLMNVASLGLSEALALGLIPFIPGSILKLLAAAIITSRYSI; this comes from the coding sequence ATGGTTGACAATATCAATTCTCAGAATGACAATATCAGAAAAATGGTGTATGCATCGATGTTCGCTGCAATGATTGCAGTGGGTGCCTATATCAAAATACCTGTTCCCATCAGTCCTGTTCCTATCACACTCCAGACTTTCTTCATTCTTCTGGCAGGGGCTATGCTTGGTGCTAGGTGGGGGACGATAAGTGTGATCGTATATCTGCTTCTGGGTATAGCAGGATTGCCTGTATTCTCAGGAGGAAGTTCCGGTCTTGGTATGTTCTTCGGACCTACCGGTGGTTATCTCATCGGATTTGCGGTCGGTGCTTTGGTGATCGGTTATCTCTGTGACAGGTATGGCAGGGAAAAGATCCACATGAATGCACTTTTCATGTTTGCAGGGCTCGCTGTGATCTACCTGCTGGGCATATTACAGCTAATGAACGTTGCAAGTCTTGGTCTTTCCGAGGCTCTGGCACTTGGCCTGATACCATTCATTCCCGGATCAATACTTAAATTGCTGGCAGCAGCCATAATTACCTCAAGATACTCTATATGA